The following proteins are encoded in a genomic region of Streptococcus cristatus AS 1.3089:
- the leuS gene encoding leucine--tRNA ligase — MATYNHKEIEPKWQKYWAEHHTFKTGTDKDKPNFYALDMFPYPSGAGLHVGHPEGYTATDILSRYKRAQGYNVLHPMGWDAFGLPAEQYAMDTGNDPADFTAENIANFKRQINALGFSYDWDREVNTTDPNYYKWTQWIFTKLYEKGLAYEAEVPVNWVEELGTAIANEEVLPDGTSERGGYPVVRKPMRQWMLKITAYAERLLNDLEELDWPESIKDMQRNWIGKSTGANVTFKIKGTDKDFTVFTTRPDTLFGATYAVLAPEHALVDAITSAEQAQAVADYKHAASLKSDLARTDLAKEKTGVWTGAYAINPVNGKEIPIWIADYVLASYGTGAIMAVPAHDERDWEFAKQFDLEIIPVLEGGNVAEAAYTEDGPHINSGFLDGLDKAAAIEKMVAWLEAEGVGNEKVTYRLRDWLFSRQRYWGEPIPIIHWEDGTSTAVPENELPLVLPVTKDIRPSGTGESPLANLTDWLEVTREDGVKGRRETNTMPQWAGSSWYYLRYIDPHNNEKLADEELLKAWLPVDIYIGGAEHAVLHLLYARFWHKFLYDLGVVPTKEPFQKLFNQGMILGTSYRDHRGALVATDKVEKRDGSFFNIETGEELEQAPAKMSKSLKNVVNPDDVVKQYGADTLRVYEMFMGPLDASIAWSEEGLEGSRKFLDRVYRLLNSKELVSENSGALDKVYHETVKAVTEQIEDLKFNTAIAQLMIFVNAANKEEKLYVEYAKGFIQLLAPFAPHLAEELWQAVAQTDESISYVAWPTYDESKLVEAEVEIVVQIKGKVRAKLVVAKNLSREELQEIALADEKIKSEIAGKEVVKVITVPNKLVNIVVK, encoded by the coding sequence ATGGCAACTTACAATCACAAAGAAATCGAGCCTAAGTGGCAGAAATACTGGGCTGAGCACCATACATTCAAGACAGGTACGGACAAGGACAAGCCTAACTTTTATGCGCTGGACATGTTTCCTTATCCATCAGGAGCTGGTTTGCACGTAGGACACCCCGAAGGCTACACAGCGACGGATATCCTCAGCCGCTACAAGCGCGCGCAAGGCTATAATGTCCTTCACCCAATGGGCTGGGATGCCTTTGGTCTGCCGGCTGAGCAGTACGCTATGGATACAGGGAATGACCCAGCTGACTTTACAGCAGAAAACATCGCCAACTTCAAACGCCAAATCAATGCGCTTGGTTTTTCTTATGACTGGGACCGGGAAGTCAATACAACAGATCCTAACTACTACAAGTGGACCCAGTGGATTTTCACCAAGCTTTATGAAAAAGGTCTGGCTTATGAAGCTGAAGTGCCAGTAAACTGGGTTGAAGAGCTGGGAACGGCTATCGCCAATGAGGAAGTTCTGCCAGACGGAACATCTGAGCGCGGGGGCTATCCAGTTGTCCGCAAGCCTATGCGCCAGTGGATGCTGAAAATTACAGCTTATGCAGAACGTTTGCTCAATGACTTAGAGGAGCTGGACTGGCCAGAGTCTATCAAGGATATGCAGCGCAACTGGATTGGCAAGTCAACCGGTGCCAATGTAACCTTCAAGATTAAAGGTACAGACAAGGACTTTACCGTCTTTACGACTCGTCCGGACACTCTTTTTGGTGCGACCTATGCTGTTTTGGCTCCAGAGCATGCTCTCGTTGATGCCATTACAAGTGCAGAACAAGCCCAAGCAGTTGCAGACTACAAACACGCAGCCAGCCTTAAATCCGACCTAGCTCGGACTGATCTAGCTAAGGAGAAGACCGGTGTCTGGACAGGAGCTTATGCCATCAATCCTGTCAATGGCAAGGAAATCCCAATCTGGATTGCCGACTATGTGCTTGCAAGCTACGGAACAGGGGCTATCATGGCCGTTCCTGCGCACGATGAGCGCGACTGGGAGTTTGCTAAGCAGTTTGATTTGGAGATTATTCCAGTTCTAGAGGGTGGCAATGTTGCTGAAGCTGCTTATACAGAAGACGGTCCGCATATTAACTCTGGCTTCCTAGATGGCTTGGACAAGGCTGCCGCGATTGAGAAGATGGTTGCTTGGCTGGAAGCAGAAGGTGTCGGAAATGAAAAAGTCACCTATCGCCTGCGCGACTGGCTCTTTAGCCGTCAGCGCTACTGGGGTGAGCCGATTCCAATCATTCATTGGGAAGACGGGACTTCAACAGCTGTTCCTGAAAATGAATTGCCGCTTGTCCTGCCTGTAACCAAGGATATCCGTCCGTCTGGTACCGGTGAAAGCCCTCTGGCCAATCTGACTGACTGGCTGGAAGTGACTCGGGAAGATGGTGTCAAAGGACGCCGCGAAACCAACACCATGCCTCAATGGGCTGGTTCCAGCTGGTATTACCTGCGTTACATTGACCCCCACAACAATGAGAAATTAGCAGACGAAGAGCTGCTCAAGGCATGGCTGCCAGTTGACATTTACATCGGTGGCGCAGAGCATGCCGTGCTCCATCTTCTCTATGCTCGCTTCTGGCATAAATTCCTCTATGATCTTGGAGTGGTGCCAACCAAGGAGCCTTTCCAAAAACTCTTTAACCAAGGGATGATTCTGGGTACTAGCTACCGTGACCACCGTGGAGCTCTTGTAGCGACAGACAAGGTGGAAAAACGAGATGGTTCTTTCTTCAACATCGAAACGGGAGAAGAACTGGAGCAAGCACCTGCCAAGATGTCTAAGTCTCTGAAAAATGTGGTCAACCCTGACGATGTAGTAAAGCAATACGGTGCTGATACCCTTCGTGTCTATGAAATGTTCATGGGACCGCTGGATGCTTCCATCGCTTGGTCAGAAGAAGGTCTGGAAGGTAGCCGCAAGTTCCTGGATCGGGTTTATCGTCTCCTTAACTCTAAGGAGCTGGTCTCTGAAAATAGCGGAGCTTTGGACAAGGTCTACCATGAAACAGTCAAGGCTGTCACAGAGCAGATTGAGGATCTCAAGTTCAACACAGCCATTGCCCAGCTCATGATCTTTGTCAATGCAGCCAACAAGGAAGAAAAACTCTATGTCGAATATGCCAAAGGTTTCATTCAATTGCTGGCACCTTTTGCACCGCACTTGGCTGAAGAACTCTGGCAGGCAGTTGCCCAAACAGACGAGAGCATCTCCTATGTAGCTTGGCCAACTTATGACGAAAGCAAGCTGGTTGAAGCAGAAGTCGAAATCGTCGTTCAAATCAAGGGTAAGGTTCGTGCTAAGTTAGTTGTAGCCAAGAACCTGAGCCGTGAGGAACTGCAAGAAATCGCTCTGGCAGATGAGAAAATCAAGTCTGAAATCGCCGGCAAAGAAGTCGTTAAAGTCATTACTGTACCGAATAAACTGGTTAATATCGTGGTGAAATAA
- a CDS encoding metal ABC transporter permease, with the protein MIQEFIQGLHDFHFLQNALITAIVIGVVAGAVGCFIILRGMSLMGDAISHAVLPGVALSYILGINFFIGAITFGLLASIIITYIKGNSIIKSDTAIGITFSSFLALGIILISVAKSSTDLFHILFGNILAVQDLDMWISIGVGILVLLVITIFFKQLLLTSFDPLLAQAMGMKVNFYHYLLMILLTLVSVTAMQSVGTILIVAMLITPAATAYLYAKSLKTMILLSSALGAGASVLGLFIGYSFNVAAGSSIVLTSALIFLVSFFIAPKQRYLKRKVK; encoded by the coding sequence ATGATTCAGGAATTTATTCAAGGCTTGCATGATTTTCATTTCCTGCAAAATGCTTTGATTACGGCCATTGTGATTGGAGTGGTGGCCGGTGCTGTTGGATGTTTTATCATTCTGCGGGGCATGTCGCTCATGGGGGATGCCATCTCTCACGCGGTGCTGCCCGGTGTGGCCCTGTCTTATATTTTGGGGATTAATTTCTTCATCGGTGCCATTACCTTTGGCTTACTAGCTTCCATTATTATCACTTACATCAAGGGCAATTCTATTATCAAAAGTGACACGGCTATCGGGATTACTTTTTCTTCCTTCTTGGCTCTGGGGATCATTTTGATTAGCGTTGCCAAGAGTTCGACCGACCTCTTCCATATTCTCTTTGGGAATATCTTGGCGGTACAAGACCTTGATATGTGGATTAGTATTGGCGTGGGTATTTTGGTGCTGCTGGTCATTACTATTTTCTTCAAGCAGCTTTTGCTGACCTCCTTTGACCCGCTCTTAGCCCAAGCTATGGGAATGAAGGTGAATTTTTACCACTATTTACTGATGATTCTCTTGACTCTGGTATCTGTCACAGCCATGCAAAGTGTCGGAACGATTCTGATTGTGGCCATGCTGATTACACCAGCTGCGACAGCCTATCTCTATGCCAAGAGTCTCAAGACCATGATTTTATTGTCATCTGCCTTGGGGGCTGGTGCATCTGTTTTAGGTCTCTTCATCGGTTATAGTTTTAATGTTGCAGCAGGTTCTAGTATCGTTCTAACCTCTGCCCTGATCTTTTTGGTTTCATTTTTTATCGCACCAAAGCAGCGGTATTTAAAAAGAAAAGTAAAATAA
- a CDS encoding potassium channel family protein, translating into MVGFCVNGYFIIDHILRLLTADYKLEKGKLSFLLYPLTFMALADLLCILPSLFLLNNSLRLFKFIRYSKNIQILTNVLKKQKDSLIIVGLLALGYIFISALIIFNVEPSTFPNFFDALYWATISLTTVGYGYIYAVSTTGKIITMISSFLGIAIVALPAGIITAGYMKEIKEL; encoded by the coding sequence GTGGTTGGGTTTTGTGTCAACGGTTATTTTATTATTGACCACATTCTTCGGCTTCTAACGGCTGATTATAAATTGGAAAAAGGAAAGCTTTCTTTTCTACTTTATCCTCTCACCTTTATGGCGCTGGCTGATTTGCTCTGCATTTTGCCTTCTCTCTTTTTGTTAAATAATAGTTTGCGGCTCTTTAAGTTTATTCGCTATTCTAAAAATATTCAAATATTGACCAATGTCCTAAAAAAGCAGAAGGACAGTTTGATTATCGTGGGTCTTTTGGCTCTTGGCTATATCTTTATCTCTGCCCTTATCATTTTTAATGTCGAGCCCAGTACATTTCCTAATTTTTTTGACGCCCTCTACTGGGCAACCATTTCCCTGACGACAGTTGGTTATGGCTATATTTATGCAGTTTCAACGACTGGAAAAATTATTACCATGATTTCTTCCTTTTTAGGAATCGCCATTGTCGCTCTGCCTGCTGGTATCATCACAGCCGGCTATATGAAAGAAATCAAAGAACTATAA
- a CDS encoding VIT1/CCC1 transporter family protein — protein sequence MEEHKIDKNFSGRLNILRAGVLGANDGIISIAGVVIGVASATEDIWIIFLSGLAAVFAGAFSMAGGEYVSVSTQKDTEEAAVARERELLEKNPHIAKQSLYASYVQNGECETSAQLLTNRAFLQDPLKALVEEKYGIEVEEFTNPWHAAISSFLAFAIGAIFPMLTIVLLPAAYRIPATVLVVALSLLGTGYTSAKLGQAPIKNAMIRNLTIGLLTMTVTYLVGQFFSI from the coding sequence ATGGAAGAACATAAGATTGACAAAAATTTTAGCGGACGCCTGAATATTTTGCGGGCTGGGGTTTTGGGAGCCAACGATGGCATTATTTCTATCGCAGGGGTGGTCATCGGGGTGGCCAGTGCAACGGAAGATATTTGGATTATCTTTCTATCTGGTCTGGCTGCTGTCTTTGCTGGCGCCTTTTCTATGGCAGGCGGAGAGTATGTATCCGTCTCCACTCAGAAGGACACTGAGGAGGCTGCAGTGGCTAGAGAGCGAGAACTCTTGGAAAAGAATCCCCATATTGCCAAACAGTCCCTCTATGCCTCCTACGTCCAAAATGGTGAGTGCGAGACTTCTGCCCAACTCTTGACCAATCGCGCCTTCTTGCAGGATCCGCTCAAGGCCTTGGTGGAGGAAAAGTACGGCATTGAGGTCGAAGAGTTCACTAATCCTTGGCATGCAGCTATATCCAGCTTTCTAGCCTTTGCCATAGGTGCAATTTTCCCTATGCTGACCATCGTTCTTCTTCCAGCTGCCTATCGGATTCCAGCAACCGTCCTTGTTGTAGCTCTTTCTCTCTTGGGAACCGGCTATACCAGTGCAAAATTGGGACAGGCACCCATTAAAAATGCCATGATCCGTAATCTCACTATCGGGCTTTTGACCATGACTGTCACCTATCTTGTAGGCCAATTCTTCTCAATTTAA
- a CDS encoding toxic anion resistance protein — MSQEFNFDIDKIANNAISKSDKTTEIIEANTTQGNGQLTFLEKLTPEQQSAITTKAPQLVDNFVSDQNALLDFGQSAVEEVNSTVNRILAEQKKLQIPQVDELLKNTNKELNGFVAKYKDAQVAELDKKPNFLEKLFKQSKNTLQEFYFDSQNIEQKMDGMAATVVKQEDVLARNIVSAEMLIEDNTKSIENLVGVISFIEAAQQEAGNRALKLQAEVAQLDMTTVDYQVKSQELARMTEVVNTLEQQHTEYVSRLYVAWATTPQMRNLVKVSSDMRQKLGMLRRNTIPTMKLSIAQLGILQQSMKSGQVADAISNANNAALQMLAETSKEVIPQLERISQSPTIAVESVTKLAESLVAQNQGIIEAIDKGREKRALLEATVIQSAETINNSVKLRDQKIIQALLDQGKEAQKELTSE; from the coding sequence ATGAGCCAAGAATTTAATTTTGACATTGATAAAATTGCTAACAATGCCATCAGCAAAAGCGACAAAACAACAGAAATTATCGAAGCCAACACGACTCAAGGAAATGGCCAGCTAACTTTTCTGGAAAAGCTGACTCCTGAACAACAGAGTGCGATTACGACTAAAGCTCCACAGCTAGTGGATAATTTCGTATCAGACCAGAATGCCTTGCTGGACTTTGGTCAATCTGCTGTCGAAGAAGTCAATAGCACTGTCAATCGTATCTTAGCCGAGCAGAAAAAATTGCAGATTCCTCAGGTAGATGAGCTCTTAAAAAACACCAACAAAGAACTCAATGGCTTTGTCGCAAAATACAAGGATGCTCAAGTAGCAGAATTGGACAAGAAGCCTAATTTCCTGGAAAAACTCTTCAAACAGAGCAAAAACACTCTTCAAGAATTCTATTTTGACTCACAAAATATTGAGCAGAAAATGGACGGAATGGCTGCAACCGTCGTCAAACAAGAAGATGTTCTGGCTCGCAACATCGTTTCTGCTGAAATGCTGATTGAGGACAATACCAAATCGATTGAAAACCTAGTTGGAGTTATTTCCTTTATCGAAGCTGCTCAGCAAGAAGCTGGTAATCGAGCGCTCAAGCTGCAGGCTGAAGTTGCTCAGTTAGATATGACAACTGTTGACTACCAAGTCAAATCGCAAGAATTAGCCCGAATGACAGAGGTGGTCAATACCCTAGAGCAGCAACACACTGAATATGTCAGCCGTCTCTATGTGGCTTGGGCGACAACGCCTCAAATGCGTAATCTGGTCAAGGTTTCCTCTGATATGCGCCAAAAGCTCGGAATGCTTCGTCGCAATACCATTCCAACAATGAAGCTGTCTATTGCCCAATTAGGTATTCTCCAGCAATCCATGAAGTCTGGTCAGGTGGCTGACGCCATTTCAAATGCTAACAACGCTGCCCTGCAAATGCTCGCTGAGACCAGCAAGGAAGTCATTCCTCAGCTGGAGCGGATTTCCCAAAGTCCTACTATTGCTGTTGAGTCTGTCACCAAGCTAGCAGAAAGCCTTGTCGCACAAAACCAAGGCATTATCGAAGCCATTGATAAAGGACGGGAAAAACGTGCTCTGCTAGAAGCTACTGTTATCCAGTCTGCAGAGACCATCAACAACTCTGTCAAACTGCGTGATCAAAAGATTATCCAAGCCCTGTTGGACCAAGGCAAGGAAGCCCAGAAAGAATTAACTTCAGAATAA
- a CDS encoding M13 family metallopeptidase, producing the protein MTRLQDDFYDAINGEWAKTAVIPDDKPVTGGFTDLSDEIEKLMLSTTDQWLRGEEVPDDTILQNFIKYHRLTADYDKREELGVKPVLPLIAEYQALNSFAEFTTKIAEFELAGKPNFFPFGVAPDFMDARINVLWADAPGTILPDTTYYADGHPQKDKLLKKWRESSEALLQKFEFSAEEIQDLLDKVLELDARIAKVVLSREESSEYAKLYHPYKWEDFKALAPNLPLDAIFTQLIGQIPDQIIVPEERFWQAADQFYCEDAWPLLKAVLIFNAIASAEAYLTDEIRVLAGAYRRALSGTPQAQNKKKAAFYLAQAPFNQAIGLWYAGQKFSPEAKADVEQKVANMIQVYKERLASNDWLTPETRDKAIVKLNVIKPYIGYPEELPERYADKIVDENLSLFENAQKLRQVEIKHGWSKWNQPVDYKEWGMPAHMVNAYYNPQKNLIVFPAAILQAPFYDLHQSSSANYGGIGAVIAHEISHAFDTNGASFDENGSLNNWWTEHDYQAFTERTQKVIDQFEGLDSYGAKVNGKLTVSENVADLGGIAAALEAAKKEADFSAEEFFTNFARIWRMKGREEYMKLLASVDVHAPAKLRTNVQLPNFDDFFTTFDVQEGDGMWRNPEERVVIW; encoded by the coding sequence ATGACACGTTTACAAGATGATTTTTATGATGCCATTAATGGTGAATGGGCCAAAACAGCGGTTATCCCAGATGATAAGCCCGTAACCGGCGGCTTCACAGATCTGTCCGATGAGATTGAAAAGCTGATGCTCTCCACTACTGATCAATGGCTACGGGGTGAGGAAGTTCCTGATGATACTATTTTGCAAAACTTTATCAAGTACCATCGTTTAACTGCCGACTATGACAAGCGGGAAGAACTCGGTGTCAAGCCTGTTTTACCTTTGATTGCGGAATACCAAGCACTCAACTCCTTTGCAGAATTTACCACAAAGATTGCCGAGTTTGAGCTGGCTGGCAAGCCCAATTTCTTTCCTTTTGGTGTAGCGCCTGACTTTATGGACGCCCGTATCAATGTCCTCTGGGCAGATGCGCCGGGTACTATTCTTCCAGACACAACCTACTATGCCGATGGGCATCCTCAAAAGGATAAACTTTTGAAAAAATGGCGCGAATCTTCCGAAGCCTTGCTGCAAAAATTCGAATTTTCAGCAGAAGAAATCCAAGATTTGCTGGATAAGGTTTTAGAACTGGATGCTCGAATTGCCAAAGTCGTTCTGTCACGGGAGGAAAGCTCAGAATATGCCAAGCTTTACCACCCTTACAAGTGGGAAGACTTCAAAGCCTTAGCACCGAATCTACCTTTAGATGCTATCTTCACCCAACTCATCGGGCAAATTCCTGACCAGATTATCGTACCAGAGGAGCGTTTCTGGCAGGCTGCCGACCAATTTTACTGTGAAGATGCTTGGCCTCTGCTCAAGGCCGTGCTTATCTTTAACGCTATCGCGTCAGCTGAAGCTTATTTGACTGACGAAATCCGTGTCCTAGCAGGCGCTTATCGTCGCGCCCTATCTGGAACACCTCAAGCTCAAAACAAGAAAAAAGCTGCCTTTTACCTAGCTCAAGCGCCTTTCAATCAAGCCATCGGGCTCTGGTATGCTGGACAGAAATTCTCCCCTGAAGCCAAGGCCGATGTCGAGCAAAAAGTAGCCAACATGATCCAAGTCTACAAGGAGCGACTCGCAAGCAATGACTGGCTGACACCAGAAACTCGGGACAAGGCTATTGTCAAACTCAATGTCATCAAGCCTTATATCGGCTACCCAGAGGAGCTGCCTGAGCGCTACGCAGACAAGATTGTTGATGAAAATCTTAGTCTCTTTGAAAATGCCCAAAAGCTTCGACAAGTGGAAATCAAGCATGGTTGGAGCAAGTGGAACCAGCCAGTGGATTACAAAGAATGGGGAATGCCAGCCCATATGGTCAATGCCTACTACAATCCTCAGAAAAACCTGATTGTCTTTCCAGCGGCTATCCTGCAGGCGCCTTTCTACGACCTGCACCAGTCTTCTTCAGCCAATTATGGCGGTATCGGAGCGGTTATTGCTCATGAAATTTCTCATGCTTTTGATACCAACGGCGCTTCCTTTGATGAAAACGGCAGCCTCAACAACTGGTGGACAGAGCATGACTACCAAGCCTTTACTGAGCGGACTCAGAAAGTCATCGACCAGTTTGAAGGTCTAGATTCCTATGGTGCCAAGGTCAATGGCAAGCTGACCGTTTCAGAAAACGTAGCGGACTTGGGCGGTATTGCAGCAGCTCTAGAAGCAGCCAAGAAAGAAGCTGACTTCTCTGCGGAGGAATTCTTCACTAACTTTGCCCGCATCTGGCGAATGAAGGGACGCGAAGAGTATATGAAGCTCTTGGCAAGTGTTGATGTCCATGCGCCCGCTAAACTTCGGACCAATGTACAGCTGCCTAACTTTGACGACTTCTTTACGACCTTTGATGTCCAAGAAGGAGACGGCATGTGGCGGAACCCAGAAGAGCGCGTGGTGATTTGGTAA
- a CDS encoding metal ABC transporter ATP-binding protein: protein MIEMKNLSVSYQGQLALEPSSLTIKGPTITGIIGPNGAGKSTLIKGMLGIVESEGQTFLDRKPMKQELSKIAYVEQKIHIDYNFPIKVKECVSLGLYPKIKLFQRLKASDWEKVARALKIVGLEDFAERQISQLSGGQFQRVLIARCLVQEADYIFLDEPFVGIDSVSEEIIMATLRQLRKDGKTILIVHHDLSKVVAYFDQVLLLNKKVVAFGSTESTFTKENMQKTYGSQLFMNGGA from the coding sequence ATGATTGAAATGAAAAATTTAAGTGTCAGTTATCAAGGACAGCTGGCCTTAGAACCATCTTCTTTAACCATAAAAGGACCGACTATCACAGGGATTATCGGACCAAACGGGGCTGGAAAGTCAACTCTCATAAAAGGTATGTTAGGAATTGTTGAGAGTGAGGGGCAGACCTTTCTGGACAGAAAACCCATGAAGCAAGAATTAAGCAAGATTGCTTATGTAGAGCAGAAAATTCACATTGATTATAATTTTCCCATCAAGGTCAAGGAGTGTGTGTCTCTGGGCTTGTATCCGAAGATCAAGCTCTTTCAACGCCTCAAAGCGTCTGACTGGGAAAAGGTTGCTCGGGCTTTGAAAATCGTTGGTTTAGAAGATTTTGCTGAGCGGCAGATTAGCCAGTTGTCTGGTGGGCAATTTCAACGGGTCTTGATTGCCCGTTGCTTGGTTCAGGAGGCGGACTATATTTTCCTAGATGAGCCTTTTGTTGGGATTGACTCGGTCAGTGAAGAGATTATTATGGCGACCCTCCGCCAGCTAAGAAAAGACGGGAAGACGATTTTGATTGTCCACCATGACTTGAGCAAGGTGGTCGCTTATTTTGATCAAGTCTTGCTACTTAACAAAAAAGTCGTCGCTTTCGGATCAACTGAGAGCACCTTCACCAAAGAAAATATGCAGAAGACCTATGGCTCTCAGCTCTTTATGAATGGAGGTGCCTAG
- the scbA gene encoding metal ABC transporter substrate-binding lipoprotein/adhesin ScbA produces MKKCRFLVLLLLAFVGLAACSSQKSSTETGSSKLNVVATNSIIADITKNIAGDKINLHSIVPVGQDPHEYEPLPEDVKKTSQADLIFYNGINLETGGNAWFTKLVENAKKKENKDYYAVSEGVDVIYLEGQSEKGKEDPHAWLNLENGIIYAQNIAKRLSEKDPANKETYEKNLKAYVEKLSNLDKEAKEKFNNIPEEKKMIVTSEGCFKYFSKAYNVPSAYIWEINTEEEGTPDQIKSLVEKLRKTKVPSLFVESSVDDRPMKTVSKDTNIPIYAKIFTDSVAEEGEEGDSYYSMMKYNLEKIAEGLSK; encoded by the coding sequence ATGAAAAAATGTCGTTTCTTAGTTCTGCTTTTGCTGGCTTTTGTCGGCCTAGCAGCCTGCTCTAGTCAAAAAAGCAGTACCGAGACTGGTTCTTCAAAATTGAATGTTGTTGCGACCAACTCGATTATTGCGGATATTACAAAGAATATCGCTGGCGATAAGATCAATTTGCACAGTATCGTGCCTGTCGGTCAAGACCCACATGAATACGAGCCTCTGCCTGAAGATGTCAAAAAGACTTCCCAAGCGGATCTGATCTTCTACAATGGGATCAACCTAGAAACAGGTGGTAATGCTTGGTTCACAAAATTAGTAGAAAATGCTAAGAAGAAAGAAAACAAGGACTATTATGCTGTCAGCGAAGGCGTGGACGTGATTTACTTGGAAGGCCAAAGTGAAAAAGGGAAGGAAGACCCTCATGCTTGGCTCAACTTGGAAAATGGTATCATCTATGCTCAAAATATTGCCAAACGTTTGAGCGAAAAAGACCCAGCTAATAAAGAAACTTATGAGAAAAATCTTAAAGCTTATGTGGAAAAACTAAGTAATTTGGACAAGGAAGCCAAAGAGAAATTCAACAACATTCCTGAAGAAAAGAAAATGATTGTAACCAGCGAAGGCTGCTTCAAGTACTTCTCTAAGGCCTACAATGTGCCATCAGCCTACATTTGGGAAATCAACACTGAAGAAGAAGGGACTCCAGACCAAATTAAAAGCTTGGTTGAAAAATTGCGCAAGACGAAAGTGCCATCTCTCTTTGTGGAATCAAGTGTAGACGACCGTCCGATGAAGACAGTTTCCAAAGACACTAACATCCCAATCTACGCTAAAATCTTCACTGACTCTGTTGCAGAAGAAGGCGAAGAAGGCGATAGCTACTACAGCATGATGAAATACAACTTAGAAAAGATTGCAGAAGGTCTGTCTAAATAA
- the tpx gene encoding thiol peroxidase — protein MTTFLGNPVTFTGQQLQVGDTARDFSLTATDLSKKTLADFAGKKKVLSIVPSIDTGVCSTQTRRFNQELADLDNTVVITVSVDLPFAQGKWCAAEGIENAVMLSDYFDHSFGRDYAVLINEWHLLARAVLVLDENNTVTYAEYVDNINTEPDFEAAIAAVKNL, from the coding sequence ATGACAACCTTTCTCGGAAATCCTGTAACCTTTACAGGTCAGCAATTGCAAGTCGGCGACACAGCCCGTGATTTTAGCCTGACAGCAACTGACCTTTCAAAGAAAACCTTGGCTGACTTTGCTGGCAAAAAGAAAGTTCTCAGCATCGTGCCGTCTATCGATACTGGTGTCTGCTCAACTCAGACTCGCCGTTTCAATCAAGAGCTCGCTGATTTGGACAATACTGTTGTCATCACGGTTTCAGTTGACTTGCCTTTCGCTCAAGGCAAATGGTGTGCTGCTGAAGGCATCGAAAATGCTGTTATGCTATCAGACTACTTTGACCATTCTTTTGGCCGTGACTATGCTGTCCTCATCAATGAATGGCATCTTTTAGCCCGTGCAGTCCTTGTCTTGGACGAAAACAACACCGTGACCTACGCCGAGTACGTAGACAATATCAATACTGAGCCAGACTTTGAAGCAGCCATTGCGGCAGTCAAAAATCTATAA